Proteins encoded in a region of the Paenibacillus sp. W2I17 genome:
- a CDS encoding STAS domain-containing protein — MNTNKNEKFNARTETQDGVCTVYLTGELDLSVAPDFRLVMEPLVDNKEQDLVINMKELKYIDSTGIGILLSVLKARHGMEARFEVQEVPAQIQKLFDMTGIAKFFVTQKNSQ; from the coding sequence ATGAATACAAATAAAAATGAAAAATTCAATGCAAGAACTGAAACACAGGACGGCGTATGCACGGTGTATCTAACTGGCGAACTGGATTTGTCGGTTGCTCCTGACTTCCGTTTGGTGATGGAGCCGCTCGTGGATAACAAGGAACAGGATCTTGTGATCAACATGAAAGAATTGAAGTATATCGATAGTACAGGGATTGGTATCCTGTTATCTGTTCTGAAGGCAAGACATGGAATGGAAGCTCGCTTTGAAGTACAGGAAGTTCCTGCGCAGATTCAGAAACTTTTTGACATGACGGGCATCGCCAAATTCTTTGTCACACAGAAGAATTCCCAATAG
- the rsbW gene encoding anti-sigma B factor RsbW gives MNAEVQRVTLNLPATADYVDIVRLNLYGVASKMGFSYEDIEDMKVAVSEACNNSVLYAYSHEGGMVEVVFEVDGETLSIIVKDEGASFENMNPAVSRAGLHDKELTEAQIGGLGFYLMQALMDDVSVESETGKGTKVVLVKRLARSEEKV, from the coding sequence ATGAATGCAGAAGTTCAAAGAGTCACCCTTAATTTACCTGCGACAGCTGATTACGTTGATATTGTAAGACTCAATCTCTATGGAGTAGCATCCAAAATGGGATTTTCTTATGAAGACATTGAGGATATGAAAGTTGCTGTATCCGAGGCCTGTAACAACTCTGTATTGTATGCCTACTCACACGAAGGCGGCATGGTTGAAGTTGTATTCGAAGTGGATGGCGAAACATTGTCCATTATTGTCAAGGACGAAGGTGCCAGCTTCGAGAACATGAACCCTGCTGTGTCACGTGCCGGTCTACACGACAAAGAACTGACGGAAGCACAGATTGGCGGACTTGGGTTCTACCTGATGCAAGCCTTGATGGACGATGTCAGTGTGGAAAGTGAGACGGGCAAAGGTACGAAAGTAGTACTCGTAAAACGTCTTGCAAGAAGTGAGGAGAAAGTATGA
- a CDS encoding DUF5665 domain-containing protein, whose amino-acid sequence MSKVTINGNTPITGATPAQQYDTSDHPFELRHEVKRLNTRLDQIADSLERAQIKDIIENYSSPKKRIITNFTAGMARGLGLTVGTFVVLGLLAFILSQFVNMPIVGQYIADLLGYIEDYKN is encoded by the coding sequence ATGAGTAAAGTTACAATTAACGGTAATACTCCAATTACGGGAGCAACACCGGCACAGCAGTATGATACAAGCGATCATCCTTTTGAATTGCGTCATGAGGTAAAGCGATTGAACACCCGTCTGGACCAGATCGCGGACAGTCTGGAGAGAGCACAGATCAAGGATATTATTGAGAATTATAGCAGTCCCAAAAAGCGGATTATTACCAATTTCACAGCGGGCATGGCACGAGGTCTCGGTCTGACTGTGGGTACCTTTGTTGTTCTCGGTTTGCTGGCATTCATTCTCAGCCAATTCGTGAATATGCCGATTGTGGGCCAATATATCGCTGACTTACTTGGTTATATTGAAGATTACAAAAACTAA
- a CDS encoding sigma-70 family RNA polymerase sigma factor — MNEKVTPPESMSEAIGLIWEYQQTQDNEIATVLIRKYEPMVKMAAGKIARNRPDLYEDLYQTGQMALIRLLKQYDINLGIPFEPYAMKSMIGHMKNYLRDKSWYIQVPRRIKEKGALVQHAIDELTVKLERSPGVNEIAEYLDLTAEETIEVLAGRECYHYVSLDSPLSQDDSAATLGELISADVNDYDSVEKRMDLQQALGQLKEQEQQVLILAFQDGQSQRAIAQKLGVSQMSVSRIQKRATEKLKQIMSNASML; from the coding sequence ATGAATGAAAAAGTGACTCCCCCAGAGTCCATGTCTGAAGCTATAGGTTTGATCTGGGAATACCAGCAGACCCAAGATAATGAAATTGCAACAGTTCTCATCCGTAAATATGAACCAATGGTCAAGATGGCAGCAGGTAAAATCGCTCGGAATCGCCCCGATCTATACGAAGATTTGTATCAGACCGGGCAGATGGCCTTGATTCGTTTGCTTAAGCAATATGATATCAACCTAGGTATTCCGTTTGAACCATATGCCATGAAGAGTATGATCGGTCATATGAAGAACTACTTGCGTGACAAATCCTGGTATATTCAGGTGCCCCGGAGGATTAAGGAAAAGGGAGCCCTTGTGCAACATGCCATTGATGAGTTAACCGTCAAGTTGGAGCGCTCACCCGGTGTGAACGAAATTGCTGAATACCTTGATTTGACTGCAGAAGAGACGATTGAAGTTCTGGCTGGTCGGGAATGTTACCACTATGTATCACTGGATTCTCCTTTATCTCAGGATGATAGTGCAGCAACATTGGGAGAACTGATCAGTGCAGATGTTAATGACTATGATTCGGTCGAAAAACGGATGGACTTGCAACAGGCATTGGGACAATTGAAGGAACAAGAGCAGCAGGTACTTATTCTAGCATTCCAGGATGGCCAATCTCAGCGGGCAATTGCCCAGAAGCTTGGTGTTTCACAGATGAGTGTATCTCGGATTCAGAAGCGAGCTACAGAGAAATTGAAACAGATCATGTCTAATGCTTCAATGTTATGA
- a CDS encoding magnesium transporter CorA family protein has translation MVNQIKLEARRDKLSCSDHWQWWDWVAPDTDNMKNALEELTESFPDMQYWLDKIPEVESNYLSVRFVNGTEPVIFGSLLYAIKNERDDKRKDNQMFFYVDRTNLVTLNMDDNTRGIMKTDERANMLQQCTVARDGMFVLFRAILHYYHVGMDHFEKNLRDLERKMESRNARTLMDQILAARFELLYWSNLFIPYSELMAAAHEAYLSEMKDNRFFLQLQYRVERMERLFNHYEKEIDTLISIDNAISGVRGNEIMKTLTIVTAVFIPATAAGAIWGMNFENLPFIDKSWGVVLVLVVIILSMISMYVWLMMKGWTGDLLKVKSSQPSAEETEKKGATEKRRG, from the coding sequence ATTGTGAACCAAATCAAGCTGGAAGCTCGTCGCGACAAGTTATCTTGCTCAGACCATTGGCAGTGGTGGGATTGGGTTGCACCTGATACGGATAACATGAAAAATGCCTTGGAGGAGCTGACAGAGTCATTTCCCGATATGCAGTATTGGCTCGATAAAATTCCGGAAGTGGAATCGAATTATCTGTCCGTCCGTTTCGTGAATGGTACTGAGCCCGTCATATTTGGCTCCTTGTTGTATGCGATTAAAAATGAGAGAGATGACAAAAGAAAAGATAATCAGATGTTCTTTTATGTCGATCGCACCAACCTGGTTACCTTGAATATGGATGACAATACAAGAGGCATTATGAAGACAGATGAACGTGCGAATATGTTGCAACAATGTACAGTGGCAAGGGATGGCATGTTCGTACTTTTTCGAGCAATACTGCATTACTATCATGTGGGTATGGATCACTTTGAGAAGAACCTGCGTGATCTGGAACGGAAGATGGAGTCTCGTAATGCACGTACCTTGATGGACCAGATTCTCGCTGCCCGATTTGAATTGTTATACTGGAGCAATCTGTTTATCCCGTACTCGGAACTCATGGCCGCTGCCCATGAAGCTTACCTGAGTGAGATGAAAGACAATCGTTTCTTTCTACAGCTTCAATATCGTGTGGAACGTATGGAGCGTCTGTTCAATCATTATGAGAAAGAGATTGACACCTTAATCTCTATTGATAATGCCATCTCAGGGGTTCGTGGGAATGAGATTATGAAGACGCTAACCATAGTTACCGCTGTGTTCATACCTGCCACGGCAGCTGGCGCGATATGGGGGATGAACTTTGAGAACCTGCCCTTTATCGATAAATCATGGGGAGTTGTACTGGTCCTTGTTGTCATTATTTTAAGTATGATCAGCATGTATGTATGGCTGATGATGAAAGGATGGACAGGAGATCTGCTCAAAGTGAAGTCTTCCCAGCCTTCAGCTGAAGAGACAGAGAAAAAAGGAGCCACTGAAAAGCGTAGGGGATAG